Proteins encoded by one window of Kribbella italica:
- a CDS encoding sialidase family protein, whose protein sequence is MPKSLRLLCVLTLLLPALVTGTPASAAITQTVLFDKGGAGYGCYRIPAIVRTKAGTLLAFAEARRTYCADSQEIDLVMRRSTDDGRTWSAQKIVLSGTDADPNAVATRGNPTPIVDYETGRIVLLTTMDPGNGTDRPRTPYVQFSEDDGLTFSKARSIGGQIDDPSWGWYATGPVHGIQLTRGAHQGRLVAGTNYDVGGKHAGQLVYSDDHGDTWHKGATDLRSDALVPQEISVVEKVDGGIYAGARNNGGGGGNSRAFAVSNDGGQTYAAPYASIPGLTTPTVQGSLQRLRATDQGSKYNRILFASPADPERRRYMTIRSSFDEGKTWQTVAQGTRITSDWSGYSDMAILDTGEIGLLYEGGTVDARDQVRFARFTETDIGHPDGASGTTTPDVSGLGNNSYLRGGTTSVAGKFGQARDLDGTDDAIQLPYAESLALGSGDFTAMTWLKYGASTAPQAIFWGYGINEFSQFWLRAEPADQRIRGLITVNGSTASVASTKAYNDNAWHHVALQRKAGTLSLWVDGTQVATAAAPTGSISPGRPFKMYVGQRLDGAHHLDGSLDEVRIYKRALTAAEIGSIRTSNVTTVPNAVLDLPLG, encoded by the coding sequence ATGCCCAAATCCCTTCGTCTGTTGTGTGTTCTCACACTGCTTCTTCCCGCCCTGGTCACCGGTACGCCGGCATCGGCCGCGATCACCCAGACCGTACTGTTCGACAAAGGCGGCGCCGGCTACGGCTGCTACCGCATCCCCGCCATCGTCCGCACCAAGGCCGGCACCCTGCTGGCCTTCGCCGAAGCCCGCCGGACCTACTGCGCCGACTCCCAGGAGATCGACCTGGTGATGCGCCGGTCCACCGACGACGGCCGCACCTGGTCGGCGCAGAAGATCGTCCTGTCCGGGACGGACGCCGACCCGAACGCGGTCGCGACCCGCGGCAACCCGACCCCGATCGTCGACTACGAGACCGGCCGGATCGTGCTGCTCACCACGATGGACCCCGGTAACGGCACCGACCGCCCGCGGACGCCGTATGTGCAGTTCAGCGAGGACGACGGGCTGACGTTCAGCAAGGCGCGCAGTATCGGCGGGCAGATCGACGACCCGAGCTGGGGCTGGTACGCGACCGGGCCGGTGCACGGGATCCAGCTGACCCGCGGCGCGCACCAGGGCCGGCTCGTGGCCGGGACGAACTACGACGTCGGCGGCAAGCACGCCGGGCAGCTCGTCTACAGCGACGACCACGGCGACACGTGGCACAAGGGCGCGACGGATCTGCGGTCCGACGCGTTGGTGCCGCAGGAGATCAGCGTGGTGGAGAAGGTTGACGGCGGCATCTATGCCGGTGCCCGCAACAACGGTGGCGGCGGAGGCAACAGCCGGGCGTTTGCCGTCAGCAACGACGGTGGGCAGACCTACGCAGCGCCGTACGCGTCGATTCCCGGCCTGACCACGCCGACCGTGCAGGGCTCGCTGCAACGGCTCCGGGCCACCGACCAGGGTTCGAAGTACAACCGGATCCTCTTCGCCTCGCCGGCCGATCCCGAGCGTCGCCGGTACATGACGATCCGCTCGAGCTTCGACGAGGGCAAGACCTGGCAGACCGTTGCCCAGGGCACGCGGATCACCAGCGACTGGTCCGGATACTCCGACATGGCGATCCTCGACACCGGAGAGATCGGACTGCTGTACGAAGGTGGGACGGTCGACGCCCGCGACCAGGTCCGGTTCGCGCGGTTCACCGAGACCGACATCGGCCACCCGGACGGCGCGAGCGGGACGACCACGCCGGACGTGTCCGGGCTCGGCAACAACAGCTACCTGCGCGGCGGGACGACCTCCGTCGCCGGCAAGTTCGGTCAGGCCCGTGATCTCGACGGCACCGACGACGCGATCCAGCTCCCGTACGCCGAGTCGCTGGCGCTCGGCTCGGGTGACTTCACCGCGATGACCTGGCTCAAGTACGGCGCGAGCACGGCGCCGCAGGCGATCTTCTGGGGCTACGGGATCAACGAGTTCTCCCAGTTCTGGCTGCGCGCCGAGCCGGCCGACCAGCGGATCCGCGGGCTGATCACCGTCAACGGCAGTACGGCTTCGGTCGCCTCGACCAAGGCGTACAACGACAACGCCTGGCACCACGTCGCCCTGCAGCGCAAGGCGGGCACCTTGAGCCTGTGGGTCGACGGCACCCAGGTCGCCACCGCTGCGGCGCCCACCGGGTCGATCAGCCCCGGCCGTCCGTTCAAGATGTACGTCGGCCAGCGGCTCGACGGCGCGCACCACCTCGACGGGTCGCTCGACGAGGTCCGTATCTACAAGCGCGCACTCACGGCCGCCGAGATCGGCAGCATCCGGACAAGCAACGTCACCACGGTCCCGAACGCCGTACTCGACCTGCCGCTCGGCTGA